In the Moraxella osloensis genome, one interval contains:
- the rlmE gene encoding 23S rRNA (uridine(2552)-2'-O)-methyltransferase RlmE, with protein MATRITNKKLSKSSRAWMKEHIDDHYVKLAQRDGYRARAAYKLLEINEKLQLIKKGMTVVDLGSAPGSWSQVAGKLVGDTGKLIASDILPMDTLENVTFIQGDFREQAVFDNIMAEVADKKVEVVLSDMAPNTSGFSAVDQPRMIYLCELAMDFAEQVLPEGGTLVIKVFQGEGSDALRKNMQQRFSKVRSIKPAASRARSKEMYWIATK; from the coding sequence ATGGCAACGCGTATTACCAACAAAAAATTGTCCAAAAGTAGCCGTGCGTGGATGAAAGAGCACATTGACGACCACTATGTCAAACTTGCCCAGCGCGATGGCTATCGGGCAAGAGCGGCTTACAAATTGCTAGAAATCAACGAAAAACTGCAGCTGATTAAAAAAGGCATGACGGTGGTCGATTTGGGTTCTGCCCCAGGCAGCTGGTCGCAAGTTGCTGGCAAACTAGTCGGTGACACTGGCAAACTTATCGCCTCAGACATCTTGCCGATGGATACGCTAGAGAATGTGACCTTTATCCAAGGTGATTTTCGTGAGCAAGCAGTGTTTGACAACATCATGGCAGAAGTCGCTGATAAAAAAGTGGAAGTGGTGCTATCTGACATGGCGCCTAATACATCGGGGTTTTCTGCAGTCGATCAGCCACGCATGATTTATTTGTGTGAGCTTGCTATGGACTTTGCCGAGCAAGTGCTTCCTGAAGGTGGCACCTTAGTGATTAAGGTATTTCAGGGCGAAGGCTCTGATGCTTTACGAAAAAATATGCAGCAGCGTTTTAGTAAAGTGCGTAGTATCAAGCCTGCAGCGTCACGCGCACGCTCAAAAGAAATGTATTGGATTGCCACCAAATAA
- the ftsH gene encoding ATP-dependent zinc metalloprotease FtsH: MVKNTLLWLVVIGVLVLVFSNFDTRNEPDKLNYSQFVTAVATDQVKSVKIDGEQISGEKKNGSTFETVRPAVTDTELMPKLIKHNVEVQGATPERQGVMMQLLIASFPVLLIIGLFLFIMRNMSGGGAGGGRGMGPMSFGKSKAKMLSEDQIKVTFADVAGCDEAKQEVTEIVDFLRDPEKFTKLGATIPRGVLMVGPPGTGKTLLAKAIAGEAKVPFFSISGSDFVEMFVGVGASRVRDMFEQAKKNAPCIIFIDEIDAVGRHRGAGMGGGHDEREQTLNQLLVEMDGFEGNDGVIVIAATNRADVLDKALLRPGRFDRQVQVGLPDIKGREQILRVHMKKLPSTIGVDIRSLARGTPGFSGAQLANLVNEAALFAARNNKASVDMNDFEEAKDKLYMGPERKSMVLREEERRATAYHEAGHALVAEMLPGTDPVHKVTIMPRGWALGVTWQLPEHDQTSVYKSKMLNDIAILFGGRIAEEVFINQQSTGASNDFERATKMARAMVTKYGMSDAMGVMVYEEDENQGYFGASSRTISEATQQKVDDEVRRILEAQYDIARALIEGNADKMHAMVDALMKWETIDRDQLQDIMAGIPPREPKVYQEPVRVNFDKPSNPPSSGSGLTPPPLPAM, translated from the coding sequence ATGGTAAAAAATACCTTATTGTGGTTAGTTGTGATAGGGGTATTAGTGCTAGTCTTTAGCAATTTTGATACCCGCAATGAACCTGATAAGCTCAATTACTCCCAATTTGTCACTGCAGTGGCAACTGACCAGGTCAAAAGTGTCAAAATTGACGGTGAGCAAATTTCTGGCGAAAAGAAAAACGGCTCAACCTTTGAGACAGTGCGTCCTGCAGTCACTGACACTGAGCTAATGCCAAAGCTTATCAAGCATAATGTTGAAGTTCAAGGCGCTACACCTGAACGTCAAGGCGTGATGATGCAATTACTGATTGCAAGCTTCCCTGTGCTATTAATTATTGGCTTGTTCTTGTTCATCATGCGTAACATGAGCGGCGGTGGTGCAGGTGGTGGTCGCGGTATGGGTCCGATGAGTTTTGGGAAATCTAAAGCCAAAATGTTATCAGAAGACCAAATCAAAGTGACATTTGCAGATGTGGCAGGGTGTGACGAAGCAAAACAAGAAGTGACAGAAATTGTCGACTTTTTACGTGACCCAGAGAAATTTACCAAACTTGGCGCGACTATCCCACGTGGTGTGTTGATGGTAGGCCCGCCCGGTACTGGTAAAACCTTGCTTGCCAAAGCGATTGCAGGGGAAGCCAAAGTACCATTCTTCTCAATTTCAGGTTCTGACTTTGTTGAGATGTTTGTGGGTGTCGGTGCCAGCCGTGTGCGTGATATGTTTGAACAAGCCAAGAAAAATGCCCCTTGTATCATCTTTATTGACGAGATTGATGCTGTCGGTCGTCATCGCGGCGCAGGCATGGGCGGTGGTCATGATGAGCGTGAACAGACTTTAAACCAGTTATTGGTTGAGATGGATGGTTTTGAAGGTAATGATGGGGTGATTGTGATTGCGGCAACTAACCGCGCCGATGTACTCGATAAAGCATTGCTGCGCCCAGGTCGTTTCGATCGTCAAGTGCAAGTCGGCTTGCCTGATATCAAAGGCCGTGAGCAAATTCTTCGTGTACACATGAAAAAATTGCCCTCAACAATTGGCGTGGATATTCGTTCATTGGCGCGTGGTACGCCAGGTTTTAGTGGCGCACAATTAGCGAATTTGGTGAACGAGGCGGCGCTATTTGCTGCACGTAACAACAAAGCGTCAGTTGATATGAACGACTTTGAAGAAGCTAAAGACAAGCTTTATATGGGTCCAGAACGTAAATCGATGGTACTGCGTGAAGAAGAGCGTCGTGCAACGGCTTATCATGAAGCAGGGCATGCCTTAGTGGCTGAAATGCTACCGGGTACCGACCCTGTACATAAAGTCACTATCATGCCCCGTGGCTGGGCATTGGGTGTTACATGGCAATTGCCAGAGCATGATCAGACTAGCGTTTATAAATCAAAAATGCTAAATGACATTGCGATTTTGTTTGGTGGGCGTATCGCTGAAGAAGTCTTTATCAATCAGCAATCAACTGGCGCGTCCAATGACTTTGAACGTGCTACCAAAATGGCGCGTGCGATGGTTACCAAATACGGTATGTCAGATGCCATGGGCGTGATGGTGTATGAAGAAGATGAAAATCAAGGTTACTTTGGTGCCTCATCTCGCACTATCTCAGAAGCGACCCAGCAAAAAGTGGATGACGAAGTTCGTCGTATCCTAGAAGCGCAGTATGATATCGCACGTGCATTAATTGAAGGTAATGCGGACAAAATGCATGCCATGGTTGATGCTTTGATGAAATGGGAAACTATCGACCGTGATCAATTGCAAGATATTATGGCAGGTATCCCACCACGCGAGCCTAAAGTTTATCAAGAGCCTGTTAGAGTAAATTTTGATAAACCAAGCAATCCACCGTCAAGTGGTTCGGGCTTAACCCCGCCACCGTTACCTGCAATGTAA
- the folP gene encoding dihydropteroate synthase, protein MQLQPIPNFAIHYHNQTLDLSYPHIMGILNVTPDSFSDGGRYNHIDQGLRHTEQMIKDGATIIDVGGESTRPNASPVSEQEEIDRVIKVVEAINRSFGEQVWVSVDTSSPTVMILASQVGAKIWNDVRALTRPDAIATAAKLDIPVMLMHMRGEPTTMNQLDNYQDLYSDVISELQQRIDEVMAGGVRRDNLIIDPGFGFAKNAQQNLAWLNEFYRLHTFNLPVMVALSRKRFVAEVLKSANLPHDPTDRDVASMVAGLFAVQQGACILRTHNVAATNAGLAMWQATQQAKAS, encoded by the coding sequence ATGCAGTTGCAGCCCATTCCCAACTTTGCCATTCATTATCATAATCAAACGCTTGATTTATCTTATCCGCATATCATGGGTATTTTAAATGTCACCCCAGATTCATTTTCTGATGGCGGTCGATATAATCATATCGACCAAGGCTTGCGTCATACCGAGCAGATGATCAAAGACGGGGCGACGATTATTGATGTGGGGGGTGAATCTACTCGCCCAAATGCCAGCCCTGTGAGTGAGCAAGAAGAAATTGACCGCGTCATTAAAGTGGTTGAAGCGATTAATCGCAGCTTTGGTGAGCAAGTGTGGGTGTCGGTTGATACCAGTAGCCCGACCGTGATGATACTCGCCAGTCAAGTCGGCGCCAAAATTTGGAATGATGTACGAGCCTTGACACGCCCCGATGCCATTGCTACCGCTGCTAAACTTGATATTCCTGTCATGCTCATGCACATGCGTGGTGAGCCAACAACCATGAATCAGCTAGATAATTATCAAGATTTATATAGCGATGTTATTAGCGAGTTACAGCAGCGCATTGATGAGGTTATGGCGGGTGGGGTCAGACGTGACAATCTTATCATTGACCCAGGATTTGGCTTTGCCAAAAACGCCCAGCAAAATCTGGCATGGCTAAATGAATTTTATCGGTTGCATACGTTTAACTTACCTGTCATGGTAGCATTATCCCGTAAACGCTTTGTTGCGGAAGTCCTCAAGTCAGCAAACCTACCCCATGACCCTACCGATAGAGATGTTGCTAGTATGGTTGCAGGGCTATTTGCTGTGCAGCAAGGGGCGTGTATATTGCGCACCCATAATGTAGCAGCGACTAACGCAGGGCTTGCGATGTGGCAAGCGACCCAACAGGCAAAAGCTTCATAA
- a CDS encoding succinate dehydrogenase assembly factor 2, translated as MSDNQPEPTLEQRKVIYRARRGLKELDYYFDPYVRAHYLQADSQEQQIFAELVKEEDPDLLDWFLHNQPTKPEFANLIAKLKSLKAAS; from the coding sequence ATGAGTGACAACCAGCCAGAACCTACATTAGAGCAGCGCAAAGTTATCTATCGTGCCAGACGCGGTCTAAAAGAACTTGATTATTATTTTGACCCGTATGTGAGAGCGCACTATCTACAAGCCGACTCACAAGAGCAGCAAATTTTTGCAGAATTGGTGAAAGAAGAAGATCCTGATTTGCTAGACTGGTTTTTACACAATCAGCCGACCAAGCCAGAATTTGCTAATTTGATAGCCAAGCTCAAATCATTAAAAGCAGCCTCTTAA
- a CDS encoding YidB family protein → MGLLTSLVTQVAQSAIQSKMSQSKMGGQSQADMGGLGNIFSNVLGGGVQQPQMQSNGFGLDDIIGMAMNQNQGMSQMSQGGVLGQVLGSVLGSGMGGGLGSGMGNNVGMNQFPQSQSGFGGKGMLMAALLPIALMFIQRNGGLSGAFNKIQNMGFGHQANSWMSADQSNQPLDPNDINQLFDNDELAQVAAQTGVDQSEVRQGMAELLPQLFDSLTPNGDTRTEPEANDEISEILSQLSQFKR, encoded by the coding sequence ATGGGTTTATTAACAAGTCTAGTAACACAAGTGGCGCAAAGTGCCATTCAAAGCAAAATGAGCCAAAGCAAAATGGGCGGTCAAAGCCAAGCGGATATGGGCGGCCTAGGGAATATTTTTAGTAATGTTTTAGGCGGCGGGGTGCAGCAGCCACAAATGCAGTCAAATGGTTTTGGGTTGGATGATATCATCGGTATGGCAATGAACCAAAATCAAGGCATGTCGCAAATGTCTCAGGGTGGCGTGCTAGGACAAGTGCTAGGTAGCGTGCTAGGTAGTGGCATGGGCGGTGGTCTAGGTAGTGGCATGGGCAATAACGTGGGTATGAACCAATTTCCACAAAGTCAAAGTGGCTTTGGTGGTAAAGGTATGTTAATGGCGGCTTTATTGCCAATCGCGTTGATGTTTATCCAGCGAAATGGCGGTCTATCAGGCGCTTTTAATAAAATCCAAAATATGGGATTTGGTCATCAAGCCAATTCCTGGATGAGTGCGGACCAATCAAACCAACCGCTGGATCCCAATGATATCAATCAGCTATTTGATAATGATGAGTTGGCGCAAGTTGCAGCACAAACGGGCGTGGATCAAAGTGAAGTACGTCAAGGTATGGCGGAGCTTTTGCCACAGTTATTTGATAGCTTAACGCCAAATGGCGACACCCGAACCGAACCTGAAGCCAATGACGAAATTAGTGAAATTTTATCGCAACTTTCACAATTTAAGCGCTAA
- the aroE gene encoding shikimate dehydrogenase: protein MSSVPDSNVRYHCMVIGNPIAHSKSPDLHQAFAQQTGITLSYQRQYCPNDVDSFTAVIEAFFAGGGTGANVTVPFKEMAFALCQQRGQLSEYARLAGAVNTLAIKAGKLYGDNTDGRGLVADLLSQGVRLKDANVAILGAGGATRGAILPLLDAQVKSLHIANRTVEKAKNLTRLFDTDKLTFSSLTDLPNDIEVIINATSIGLSGDTLPFAKDMTVDFAYDMMYGKPSAFLDFFKAKNAKTSDGLGMLVNQGALSFALWTGKQVDLTDFKF from the coding sequence ATGTCATCAGTTCCTGATTCAAATGTCCGTTATCATTGCATGGTAATCGGCAATCCGATTGCCCATAGCAAATCGCCTGATTTGCACCAAGCCTTTGCCCAACAAACGGGCATCACCTTGTCTTACCAACGCCAATATTGTCCCAACGATGTCGACAGCTTTACCGCGGTCATCGAAGCATTTTTTGCAGGTGGTGGCACAGGGGCAAATGTGACCGTACCTTTTAAAGAGATGGCATTTGCGCTGTGCCAGCAGCGCGGTCAACTATCTGAATACGCGCGCTTGGCAGGTGCAGTCAATACCCTTGCCATCAAAGCCGGCAAACTGTATGGCGACAATACCGATGGTCGCGGTTTGGTGGCAGATTTATTGTCGCAAGGCGTCAGGTTAAAAGACGCAAACGTGGCTATTTTGGGGGCAGGTGGGGCGACTCGTGGCGCGATTTTGCCGTTGCTAGATGCGCAAGTAAAATCGCTGCATATTGCCAATCGCACAGTAGAAAAAGCAAAGAATTTAACCCGATTATTTGATACCGATAAGCTCACCTTTTCAAGTTTGACGGATTTGCCCAACGATATTGAGGTGATTATCAATGCAACGTCGATAGGTCTAAGCGGTGACACATTGCCGTTTGCCAAGGATATGACGGTCGATTTTGCCTATGACATGATGTATGGCAAACCCTCGGCGTTTTTGGACTTTTTTAAGGCGAAAAATGCCAAAACCTCGGACGGCTTGGGAATGCTGGTCAATCAAGGGGCATTAAGTTTTGCACTTTGGACGGGTAAACAAGTCGATTTGACGGATTTTAAATTTTGA
- a CDS encoding aminotransferase class IV, with product MWYSFSDAQYAKQTPITAIDIDSRVIAYGDGFFTTMAVVAGQINWLSYHLDRIDESVHALQLNLTNADLEAANLDSVNLDSVNLESPNHTIRAYFNSQLGSFAKTLNHGMLKLIVCRKNQPIKGYGFCNCQFDAFIKLMPTDKPLAQQANQVIIQPAASAICLTQQIACLPKPLVGLKLLNAQDKVMASHELWQHQTQDAQMIDGLVQDVMGHWVEGTFCNVFYQLNHENVWYTPPINRSGVKGVMRQVLLAKFAKSDRAHEERYLASEELANITSLFFCNAVRGILPIQALILPDGHPKALDLTPIYAQKLT from the coding sequence ATGTGGTATTCATTCTCTGACGCTCAGTATGCCAAGCAAACGCCAATCACCGCTATCGATATTGATTCACGGGTCATAGCGTATGGCGATGGCTTCTTTACCACCATGGCGGTGGTGGCAGGACAAATCAATTGGCTGAGTTACCATTTAGATAGAATCGACGAGAGTGTCCATGCGTTACAACTTAATTTAACCAACGCTGATTTAGAGGCAGCCAATTTGGACTCAGTCAATTTAGACTCAGTCAATTTAGAATCCCCCAATCATACTATCCGCGCATACTTTAATAGCCAGTTAGGCAGTTTCGCTAAAACCCTCAATCACGGTATGCTCAAGCTAATAGTCTGCCGAAAAAACCAACCTATCAAAGGCTATGGATTTTGTAACTGTCAATTTGACGCTTTTATTAAGCTTATGCCCACGGATAAGCCATTAGCACAGCAAGCCAATCAAGTCATCATCCAACCTGCCGCTAGCGCGATTTGTCTCACTCAGCAAATTGCTTGTTTACCAAAACCCTTGGTAGGGCTTAAGCTACTAAATGCCCAAGATAAAGTGATGGCAAGTCACGAGCTGTGGCAGCATCAAACTCAAGATGCGCAAATGATTGATGGGTTGGTACAAGATGTGATGGGGCATTGGGTAGAAGGTACCTTTTGCAATGTGTTTTATCAGCTCAATCATGAAAATGTGTGGTACACACCGCCCATCAACCGCTCAGGGGTCAAAGGGGTAATGCGGCAGGTGTTATTGGCTAAGTTTGCCAAGTCCGATAGGGCGCATGAGGAGCGATATTTAGCCAGCGAGGAGTTAGCCAATATCACAAGCTTGTTTTTTTGCAATGCCGTACGCGGGATTTTGCCCATTCAGGCATTGATACTACCCGATGGACACCCAAAGGCGCTTGATTTGACCCCAATCTATGCGCAAAAATTAACTTAA
- the mltG gene encoding endolytic transglycosylase MltG has translation MNDPSDNNLSSTPDRSEHHPTQHSDVPHAADIPDSQLQDNHSKDKGIDDKDITDNDDEDPHSKNVNGNDACLINRSTREFNDNITGRNKKNKYRLLGLLGFIVLVLGWLLFAWYNTLYGTITQPKQMVTINKGQTYYALVDDWDKKKKLFVAPLAKLYIKMTVDKPLHPGVYQLPENPSFANYLAMLQQGEKVAFIKVQIIEGKTAKDLYQHLMDNKGIKKEVIQGGKVDVDKLGLNIPADYHPNGNLEGWFSPDTYYFNEGSSDKKVLTHLFNRQHTALMENWNNRQANLPYKTPYEALIMASIIEKETSVESERGEVAGVFVNRLKRNMRLQTDPTVIYGMGDRYDGNIRKSDLEEKTAYNTYQIDGLPPTPIALPSTASIKAALNPNQTDSLYFVATGNGGHKFTSNLEDHNQAVQDYLRVMREKRASQSAQ, from the coding sequence ATGAACGACCCATCTGATAACAACCTGTCTAGCACCCCAGACCGTTCTGAGCATCATCCTACTCAGCACAGTGACGTCCCTCACGCCGCGGATATTCCAGATTCCCAATTGCAGGACAATCATAGCAAAGATAAGGGTATCGATGACAAGGATATCACGGATAACGATGACGAAGACCCTCATAGCAAAAACGTCAATGGCAATGATGCTTGTCTGATTAATCGTTCAACGCGAGAATTCAATGACAACATCACCGGTAGAAACAAAAAAAATAAATACCGTCTATTGGGGCTGCTTGGGTTTATTGTATTGGTGCTGGGCTGGTTGTTATTTGCTTGGTACAACACCCTATATGGCACTATCACCCAACCAAAGCAGATGGTGACCATCAATAAAGGTCAAACCTACTATGCGCTGGTAGACGACTGGGATAAAAAGAAAAAACTGTTCGTCGCGCCACTTGCCAAACTATATATCAAAATGACGGTGGATAAACCGCTTCATCCAGGGGTCTATCAACTGCCTGAGAATCCAAGTTTTGCCAATTATTTAGCCATGCTACAACAAGGTGAGAAAGTCGCTTTTATTAAAGTGCAAATCATTGAAGGTAAAACAGCCAAAGATTTATATCAACATTTGATGGACAATAAAGGGATTAAAAAAGAAGTTATTCAGGGCGGCAAAGTTGACGTTGATAAACTTGGGCTCAATATCCCTGCTGACTATCACCCAAATGGCAACCTTGAAGGTTGGTTCTCACCGGATACCTATTACTTTAATGAAGGCAGTAGTGACAAAAAAGTGCTAACGCATTTATTTAACCGTCAACACACAGCATTGATGGAAAACTGGAACAATCGCCAAGCCAATCTGCCGTACAAGACACCGTATGAAGCGCTGATTATGGCATCAATTATTGAAAAAGAAACCAGTGTCGAAAGCGAGCGGGGTGAAGTGGCAGGCGTGTTCGTCAATCGTCTAAAGAGAAATATGCGCCTACAAACCGACCCTACCGTGATTTATGGCATGGGCGATCGTTACGATGGCAATATTCGCAAATCTGACCTTGAAGAAAAAACCGCTTACAACACCTACCAAATTGACGGCTTACCACCAACACCGATTGCCTTACCAAGTACTGCATCGATTAAAGCGGCACTTAACCCAAATCAAACCGATTCGCTATATTTTGTGGCAACGGGCAATGGCGGTCATAAATTTACCAGTAATTTAGAAGACCATAACCAAGCAGTGCAAGACTATTTGCGGGTGATGCGTGAAAAACGCGCCAGCCAATCAGCTCAGTAA
- the tmk gene encoding dTMP kinase yields the protein MQTAAKAPISEQFISFEGTEGVGKSTLIAKVAAHLTAQGIDFIQTREPGGSPFAEQLRAMLLDPATTMTEDSELLLMFAARADHVAQVILPALAQGKWVLCDRFSDSTIAYQGFGRKQGDRAELSKIELLIHQFVAKMPDMTIWLDLPVTEGMSRAKNRGKLDRFEQNQIAFFERVHQGFAYQAAQQPQRVKRIDAQGTADEVLAKVLTQLGI from the coding sequence ATGCAAACAGCTGCGAAAGCCCCTATTAGCGAACAATTTATCTCATTTGAAGGTACCGAAGGGGTGGGTAAATCCACCTTGATTGCCAAGGTGGCAGCGCATTTGACCGCGCAAGGCATCGACTTTATCCAGACCCGTGAACCGGGCGGCAGTCCGTTTGCTGAGCAGTTACGCGCCATGTTACTTGACCCTGCAACGACTATGACAGAGGACAGTGAACTTTTATTGATGTTTGCGGCGCGTGCCGATCATGTGGCGCAAGTGATTTTGCCCGCGCTCGCTCAGGGTAAATGGGTGCTGTGTGACCGCTTTAGCGATTCCACTATTGCCTATCAAGGGTTTGGGCGCAAACAGGGCGATAGGGCAGAACTTAGCAAAATTGAATTACTGATTCATCAGTTTGTGGCAAAAATGCCAGATATGACCATTTGGCTAGATTTACCGGTCACAGAAGGGATGAGCCGTGCCAAAAATCGCGGCAAACTAGACCGCTTTGAGCAAAATCAGATAGCGTTTTTTGAGCGGGTACATCAAGGATTTGCTTATCAAGCAGCGCAGCAACCGCAGCGCGTCAAACGCATTGATGCGCAGGGTACAGCCGATGAGGTATTGGCAAAAGTGCTAACGCAGCTGGGTATTTAG
- a CDS encoding transposase — protein MKKKAITRLDYCQYLLVSQTNYTLTNYAEHHPESISHDRINRYLRHDKLKPKLVWEKVKDDIVLDDDGYLIFDDSILDKNHSHKIELVNRQYSGNAHRIIKGICIVNCIYVNPKTEQYWLIDYRIYDKTTDGKSKLDHLKDMLQHSIEHKQIKFKYVLMDTWYATKDIMLYIDNLQKIYYCPLKSNRKVDDSKGVNPYKAVNELTWTDQEQQNGKLIKIHAFPKDYKVQLFRVVVNENRTDWIVTNDTTQDSSDGTRLVCAIRWKIEQFHRELKQLTGIEANQCRKARIQRNHICCCMLVWLQLARQAKRLKQSLYQVKRGLLSDYLREQLRSPSVVFA, from the coding sequence ATGAAGAAAAAAGCTATCACCCGCTTAGACTACTGTCAATATTTACTGGTAAGCCAAACCAATTACACCCTTACCAACTACGCAGAACATCATCCTGAATCAATTAGTCATGACCGCATCAATCGATACCTACGTCATGACAAACTAAAACCCAAGCTCGTATGGGAAAAAGTCAAAGACGACATCGTATTAGACGACGATGGCTATCTTATCTTTGATGACAGCATACTCGATAAAAATCATAGTCACAAAATCGAATTGGTTAATCGCCAATACAGTGGCAACGCCCATCGCATTATTAAAGGCATCTGCATCGTTAACTGTATCTATGTCAATCCTAAGACCGAACAATACTGGCTCATTGATTACCGTATTTATGACAAAACCACCGATGGAAAAAGCAAACTTGACCATCTAAAAGACATGCTACAGCACAGTATTGAACACAAACAAATTAAATTCAAATATGTGCTCATGGATACCTGGTATGCCACCAAAGACATCATGCTCTATATTGATAACTTACAAAAAATCTATTATTGTCCTTTAAAATCCAATCGCAAAGTCGATGATTCAAAAGGAGTAAACCCTTACAAAGCAGTCAACGAATTAACTTGGACTGACCAAGAGCAACAAAATGGCAAACTGATTAAAATACATGCCTTTCCTAAAGATTACAAAGTGCAACTGTTCCGAGTAGTGGTTAATGAAAACCGCACGGACTGGATTGTCACCAATGACACCACTCAGGATTCATCAGATGGCACACGATTGGTGTGTGCCATCCGCTGGAAGATTGAGCAGTTTCACCGAGAACTTAAACAACTCACTGGTATTGAAGCTAATCAGTGTCGTAAGGCTCGTATTCAGCGGAATCATATTTGTTGTTGTATGCTGGTTTGGCTGCAGTTAGCCAGACAGGCTAAACGGTTAAAACAATCTTTATATCAGGTTAAAAGGGGTTTACTCAGTGATTATTTGCGTGAGCAGTTACGCTCGCCTTCGGTCGTCTTTGCGTAA
- a CDS encoding PDDEXK nuclease domain-containing protein, producing the protein MSLTAQTSEQSYQDWLNQLKTQIRSSQQRAILAVNQELVLLYWQIGQNILQRQDQQGWGAKVVDRLSKDLSAEFPEIKGFSTRNLKYMRKFAEAWQDKQIVQQAVALLPWGHNLVLLDKFSDNETRLWYAQKAIKHGWSRNVLVHQIESGLLERTGQAVNNFSQTLPETQSDLATQTFKDPYIFDFLSLGEAYHERELETALTQHIMAFLLELGTGFAFVGKQRHIEVGGDDFYIDLLFYHLQLRCYVVIELKTGDFKPEHIGQLNFYVTAVDRQLKTEHDTPTIGLLLCKSRNEVVVEYALNQNPQPIGVAVYQLEKMLNELELDK; encoded by the coding sequence ATGTCTTTAACCGCGCAAACCAGCGAACAGAGCTACCAAGACTGGCTCAATCAGCTCAAAACACAGATTCGCTCATCTCAACAACGAGCTATACTTGCGGTTAATCAAGAACTGGTGCTGTTATATTGGCAAATCGGACAAAACATCCTACAACGTCAAGACCAACAAGGTTGGGGTGCAAAAGTTGTTGACAGACTATCCAAAGACCTATCCGCCGAATTCCCAGAAATCAAAGGCTTTTCTACTCGCAACCTAAAATATATGCGTAAGTTTGCCGAAGCATGGCAAGATAAGCAAATAGTGCAGCAGGCTGTTGCACTATTACCATGGGGTCATAATCTTGTATTATTGGATAAATTTTCTGACAATGAAACAAGACTATGGTACGCCCAAAAAGCCATTAAACATGGTTGGTCACGCAATGTCTTAGTCCATCAAATAGAAAGCGGTTTGCTAGAACGCACAGGACAAGCCGTTAATAATTTTTCGCAGACATTGCCAGAGACACAGTCAGATTTGGCGACCCAAACTTTCAAAGATCCTTATATTTTTGACTTTCTCAGCTTAGGCGAAGCCTATCATGAACGAGAATTAGAAACCGCTTTAACCCAGCATATTATGGCATTTTTACTCGAGTTAGGGACAGGTTTTGCGTTTGTTGGCAAACAGCGGCATATTGAAGTTGGTGGTGACGACTTTTATATCGATTTGCTTTTCTATCATCTGCAACTTCGCTGTTACGTTGTCATCGAATTAAAAACTGGCGATTTTAAACCTGAGCATATCGGGCAACTCAATTTCTACGTGACTGCAGTCGATAGGCAACTCAAAACCGAACATGACACACCAACAATAGGCTTGTTACTTTGTAAAAGTCGTAACGAAGTCGTGGTTGAATATGCACTCAATCAAAACCCCCAACCGATTGGCGTTGCAGTTTATCAATTAGAAAAAATGTTGAATGAGTTAGAATTAGACAAATAA